A region of Mesorhizobium sp. M3A.F.Ca.ET.080.04.2.1 DNA encodes the following proteins:
- a CDS encoding transposase gives MTHESLVDDGWAETIELLGGEELIAGSARETKAFLRPRGIRSASDLLRLTLAYCLGKVGMRGVVAWAAASGIADISDVALLGRLRNAGPWLQQLIGHLLKREEAGLAKGRLIRILDATAVAKAGAHEKKNNGLWRMHCAFELEREQFDFLEITDQSEAELIDRVPVVAGEIRIGDRVYLQAERIAKVMAQGGDVVVRASWKNARWLDANGEAFDLIGHLESCREEVFETPVRLGLKKGEPVKMRLIALRKSEAAAQEARRKINKEAKAKGNKVQPQTLIAAGFVILVTSLDREAFPPGTVLKLYRMRWRIELAFKRLKSLIGLRAPPAKDPRIAKPWILAHFLIALVTEPLSQELGVSPP, from the coding sequence ATGACACACGAATCGCTTGTTGATGACGGCTGGGCCGAGACGATTGAGCTTCTCGGCGGCGAAGAGTTGATCGCCGGGAGCGCGCGCGAGACGAAGGCGTTCCTGCGCCCGCGCGGCATCCGGTCGGCGAGCGATCTGCTGCGCCTGACGCTGGCTTACTGCCTCGGCAAGGTGGGCATGCGGGGCGTCGTGGCCTGGGCGGCGGCGAGCGGGATAGCCGACATCTCGGACGTGGCCTTGCTCGGCCGGCTGCGCAATGCAGGGCCATGGCTGCAGCAGTTGATCGGACATCTTTTGAAGCGCGAGGAGGCAGGCTTGGCCAAGGGCCGGCTGATCCGCATCCTCGATGCGACGGCGGTTGCCAAGGCCGGTGCGCATGAGAAGAAGAACAATGGCCTTTGGCGCATGCACTGCGCCTTCGAGCTTGAGCGCGAGCAGTTCGATTTCCTCGAGATCACCGACCAGAGCGAGGCCGAGCTGATCGACCGGGTGCCGGTGGTGGCGGGCGAGATCCGCATCGGCGACCGCGTCTATCTGCAGGCCGAGCGGATCGCAAAGGTCATGGCGCAAGGCGGCGACGTTGTCGTGCGCGCGTCGTGGAAGAATGCGCGATGGCTCGACGCCAACGGCGAGGCGTTCGATCTCATCGGCCACCTGGAGAGCTGCCGGGAGGAGGTCTTCGAAACGCCTGTCCGGCTAGGTCTCAAGAAGGGCGAGCCTGTGAAGATGCGCCTGATCGCCTTGCGCAAATCCGAGGCCGCGGCACAGGAAGCGCGGCGCAAAATCAACAAGGAAGCCAAGGCCAAGGGCAACAAGGTTCAACCGCAGACGCTGATTGCCGCCGGCTTCGTCATCCTTGTGACTTCGCTTGACCGGGAGGCGTTTCCCCCCGGCACGGTTCTCAAGCTCTATCGCATGCGCTGGCGCATCGAGCTCGCCTTCAAGCGTCTGAAGAGCCTGATCGGACTGCGCGCGCCTCCCGCCAAAGACCCAAGGATCGCAAAGCCTTGGATTCTTGCCCACTTCCTCATCGCGCTTGTGACCGAACCCCTCTCGCAGGAGTTGGGTGTCTCTCCCCCTTGA
- the argJ gene encoding bifunctional glutamate N-acetyltransferase/amino-acid acetyltransferase ArgJ, with protein MSATISPLAPKKYPKMPVIEGVRIATAEAGIKYKNRTDLLAMVFDAGTAVAGVFTRSKCPSAPVDYCRQNLPAGKARVLVVNSGNANAFTGKKGKASTALTGEAAAKAAGCGESEVFLASTGVIGEPLDTNKFSHLLGGLVKNGKPDQWTEAAKAIMTTDTYPKVATQTVKLGDADVTINGIAKGAGMIAPDMATMLSFIATDAPIAAPVLQELLSRGTAKTFNAVTVDSDTSTSDTLLLFATGKAAARGAPEISDAKDPRLGAFRRALAKILKSLALQVVRDGEGARKQVEVTVTGAKSARSAKRIALAIANSPLVKTAVAGEDANWGRVVMAVGKAGEPADRDRLSIWFGDNRLAFEGERDPGYSEEATSAYMKRDDIRIRADIGIGRGKATVWTCDLTKEYVAINGDYRS; from the coding sequence ATGTCCGCAACGATCTCGCCGCTCGCGCCGAAGAAATACCCGAAGATGCCGGTCATCGAGGGCGTGCGCATCGCTACCGCCGAGGCCGGGATCAAATACAAGAATCGCACCGACCTGCTCGCCATGGTCTTCGATGCGGGCACGGCCGTCGCCGGTGTCTTCACGCGCTCGAAATGTCCTTCGGCACCGGTCGACTACTGCCGGCAGAACCTGCCGGCCGGCAAGGCGCGCGTGCTGGTGGTCAATTCCGGCAATGCCAATGCCTTCACGGGCAAAAAGGGCAAGGCTTCGACGGCTCTGACCGGCGAGGCGGCGGCAAAGGCAGCGGGATGCGGTGAAAGCGAAGTGTTCCTGGCCTCGACCGGCGTCATCGGCGAGCCGCTCGACACCAACAAGTTCAGCCATCTGCTCGGCGGCCTCGTGAAGAACGGCAAGCCGGATCAATGGACCGAAGCGGCCAAGGCCATCATGACCACGGACACATATCCGAAGGTGGCGACGCAGACGGTGAAGCTCGGCGATGCAGACGTCACCATCAATGGCATCGCCAAGGGCGCAGGCATGATCGCACCCGACATGGCGACGATGCTGTCCTTCATCGCCACCGACGCGCCGATCGCCGCGCCTGTGCTGCAGGAACTGCTGTCGCGCGGCACGGCCAAGACCTTCAACGCCGTCACCGTCGACAGCGACACTTCGACCAGCGACACGCTGCTCCTGTTCGCCACCGGCAAGGCCGCCGCCCGCGGCGCGCCGGAAATCAGCGATGCCAAGGACCCAAGGCTCGGCGCGTTCCGCCGTGCGCTGGCCAAGATATTGAAGTCGCTGGCGCTGCAGGTGGTGCGCGACGGCGAAGGCGCACGCAAGCAGGTGGAGGTCACCGTCACCGGCGCCAAGTCGGCACGCTCGGCCAAGCGCATCGCGCTCGCCATCGCCAACTCGCCTCTGGTCAAGACGGCGGTCGCCGGCGAGGACGCCAATTGGGGCCGCGTCGTCATGGCCGTCGGCAAGGCCGGCGAGCCGGCCGACCGCGACCGGCTGTCGATCTGGTTCGGCGACAACAGGCTGGCGTTCGAGGGTGAGCGCGACCCGGGCTATTCCGAGGAAGCAACCTCGGCCTACATGAAGCGCGACGACATCCGCATCCGCGCCGATATCGGCATCGGCCGCGGCAAGGCGACGGTGTGGACCTGCGACCTCACCAAGGAATATGTCGCCATCAACGGCGACTATCGGAGCTGA
- a CDS encoding RHS repeat-associated core domain-containing protein, protein MTKAYSYNAAGQLAGATSNGAASGAYVYDYLSRLVSRSISATSTTLHMVHDLDGNVIAEYDASGALVTEYIAVDGRPLAMIDAAGTAPVLYYVLTDHLERPIMMTDESRAIVWQASYLPYGEVRTITGSATLNQRFPGQWFQIETGLSYNWHRHYDPSTGRYLQPDPLGMPDGPSRFAYVRNSPLMA, encoded by the coding sequence GTGACCAAGGCCTACAGCTACAATGCCGCCGGCCAGCTTGCCGGCGCCACCAGCAACGGCGCGGCCAGCGGCGCCTATGTCTATGACTACCTGTCGCGGCTGGTCTCGCGCAGCATCAGCGCCACCTCGACGACGCTGCACATGGTGCACGATCTCGACGGCAATGTGATCGCCGAATATGACGCCTCGGGCGCGCTGGTCACCGAATACATCGCGGTCGACGGCCGGCCGCTGGCCATGATCGACGCCGCCGGCACGGCGCCGGTCCTCTACTATGTGCTCACCGACCATCTCGAACGCCCGATCATGATGACCGACGAGAGCCGCGCCATCGTCTGGCAGGCGAGCTATCTGCCCTATGGCGAGGTGCGCACCATCACCGGCAGCGCCACGCTCAACCAGCGCTTCCCCGGCCAGTGGTTCCAGATCGAGACAGGGCTTTCCTATAACTGGCATCGGCATTATGATCCAAGCACAGGCCGCTATCTGCAGCCCGACCCGCTTGGTATGCCCGATGGGCCGAGCAGGTTTGCCTATGTCAGAAACAGCCCCTTGATGGCATAG